One genomic segment of Belonocnema kinseyi isolate 2016_QV_RU_SX_M_011 chromosome 2, B_treatae_v1, whole genome shotgun sequence includes these proteins:
- the LOC117167345 gene encoding endothelin-converting enzyme 1-like, translated as MDEDKIEQKGLEPLVDIIGKIGGWPLAMGSNVSKNHEIPWQNVAQYYAKLTGGFSLFNVFLHFDVPNNSSVQTLVIDRPKNALIYKWALINKYKLLNNKATSHAYNDDELHKIISLLYDDDDEEDSTDDNHSDNHDNEIADYMKKIVFEYAEVTGEKPNNVSSNILQLLKFEESLKEIKNLRSVAAYLELQNIRTISEFQEYYNLENLENTTSRINWLEMIQVLFDDTGIEIHGSQNITVRKRSYFHKLARLLNRTPNRIIVDHIHWSFVHDVLKYLDKKTRQWITDKDNAAYGIKKELARWEHCIKKMPIVEGISYEFVKVHFTDTKKENIVGIVEEIRNEIDFEISSASWMDEKSKSYARNKLKALKIKIGYPEWYKQEEMFSNYYYGLKVGPDYFTNFMNYLKFIKWKTLKEFREPLNKEKWPDSPITINAMYVFPGNVMFYLAGISLSPLYNPSAPLALRYGFSGFIIGHEISHAFAYKNFFYNEHGYLQTPLPFEVFRKIRKKNQCFINQYQNYKVNGILTAGENMADGGGLIAAFKVYRKKISDEKIKDTRLPGLEDVNGNELFFISFAAAFCQSATPEFLEKNKEDTHSTSQVRINGAVSNSVEFSETFNCPKTSPLNRDPKCVFWSEN; from the exons ATGGATGAAg acaaaattgaGCAAAAAGGACTAGAGCCATtagtggatatcattggaaaaatcGGTGGTTGGCCACTCGCAATGGGCTCcaatgtttcaaaaaatcatgaaataccTTGGCAAAATGTTGCGCAGTATTATGCAAAACTTACGGGTGGATTCAGTTTGTTCAATGTCTTTCTCCACTTTGATGTTCCGAACAATTCCAGCGTTCAGACTTTGGTG ATTGACAGACCGAAAAATGCACTTATTTATAAATGGGCCttgattaataaatataaacttttaaataacaaaGCAACCAGTCATGCTTACAATGATGATGAACTTCATAAGATAATATCATTGTtatatgatgatgatgatgaagaAGATAGTACTGATGATAATCATAGTGATAATCATGATAATGAAATTGctgattatatgaaaaaaattgtctttgaatATGCAGAAGTGACAGGAGAGAAACCTAATAATGTTTCTTCGAATATATTACAACTATTAAAGTTTGAAGAATCTTTAAAAgag ataaaaaatcttcGGTCAGTAGCAGCCTATTTAGAGCTGCAAAACATAAGAACAATATCAGAGTTCCAAGAATATTATAAtctcgaaaatcttgaaaatacaacatcaagg ATCAATTGGCTTGAAATGATACAAGTGTTATTTGATGATACTGGAATAGAGATTCATGGATCACAAAACATTACAGTACGCAAGAGGTCATATTTTCACAAATTAGCTCGACTTTTGAATAGAACGCCTAATCGAATAATTG tggaTCACATTCATTGGAGTTTTGTGCATGATGTTcttaaatatttggataaaaaaacgaGACAATGGATCACAGACAAGGATAATGCTGCGTAtggtattaaaaaagaattagcaaG gtGGGAAcactgcattaaaaaaatgcctaTCGTCGAGGGTATTTCTTACGAATTCGTAAAAGTTCATTTTACAGACACAAAAAAGGAGaat attGTAGGTATAGTGGAGGAAATTCGAAACGAAATCGACTTTGAAATTTCAAGCGCAAGTTGGATGGATGAAAAATCAAAGTCCTATGCCAGGAACAAGCTTAaggctttgaaaataaaaattggctaTCCAGAATGGTACAAACAAGAAGAAATGTTTAGTAATTACTACTATGGA ctCAAAGTGGGTCCAGATTATTttacgaatttcatgaattatctGAAGTTTATAAAATGGAAGACTTTGAAGGAATTTAGGGAACCATTGAACAAAGAAAA atGGCCTGATTCACCAATCACAATTAATGCGATGTACGTTTTTCCGGGCAATGTCATGT tttatctaGCTGGAATCTCACTTTCACCTCTGTACAATCCAAGTGCACCATT GGCACTACGATATGGATTTTCTGGTTTTATCATTGGACACGAGATATCTCACGCGTTTGCTTACAAGA ATTTCTTTTACAACGAGCATGGATATCTTCAGACGCCGCTGCCTTTTGAAGTATTTCgtaaaatcagaaaaaagaatCAATGTTTCATAAACCAATACCAAAATTATAag gtGAACGGAATTCTTACCGCGGGAGAAAATATGGCAGATGGAGGAGGACTGATCGCAGCGTTCaaagtttacagaaaaaaaatttctgatgaaaaaataaaagatacaaGACTGCCAGGACTAGAAGATGTCAATGGCAACGAACTATTTTTCATTTCGTTTGCTGCT gcATTTTGTCAAAGTGCTACACCggaattcttagaaaaaaataaagaagacaccCATTCGACATCGCAAGTCAGAATCAATGGCGCTGTTTCAAATTCGGtagaattttcagaaacttttaaTTGTCCAAAAACGAGTCCTTTAAATAGAGATCCTAAGTGTGTTTTTTGGAGCGagaactaa